A stretch of the Solanum dulcamara chromosome 6, daSolDulc1.2, whole genome shotgun sequence genome encodes the following:
- the LOC129892621 gene encoding uncharacterized protein LOC129892621 translates to MCVVSNRNESTMKSVVASSEYLYSFYESGRRYMLCLERKICNCGRIQLDEIPCLHAIAALTSKNITDMHLYCSGYYTPEASTITYKLPMVSMPDKKDWSVLKEILKESSCYQVTKRFQEEKVTPVRS, encoded by the exons atgtgtgttgtatcaAATAGGAACGAAAGCACAATGAAGAGT gttgttgcttcatcagaatATCTATATTCTTTTTATGAATCAGGAAGAAGATACATGTtgtgtcttgaaagaaaaatatgcaATTGTGGAAGGATTCAACTAGATGAAATACCATGTCTACACGCAATTGCAGCGTTGACGAGCAAAAATATTACAGACATGCACCTATACTGCTCTGGTTACTACACGCCAGAGGCATCGACAATTACTTATAAATTGCCAATGGTTTcaatgccagataagaaagattggtctgttttgaaagaaattttgaaaGAGTCGTCTTGCTACCAAGTTACAAAAAGATTCCAGGAAGAAAAAGTAACTCCAGTAAGAAGCTAA
- the LOC129892622 gene encoding protein MANNAN SYNTHESIS-RELATED 1-like, whose amino-acid sequence MAKDVRQVVAGLLTCSMLIMLCNMVKRDHFDPIYVENLSVQYDMIKVSKQSLVKLSDSTSGGIWRENFSLKPCWRKPLSTTNEEQAKGYIFFNLTDNPEDHVTQIANAVFVAKYLGATLVLPEIRGTQTGHKRQFGDIYDIKRFTTSLDGTIRVVKDPPIEASKVNMTNIKVPFMVTKDYIETKIEPIFKAKGNLMLTTDLSPSTMAKAKEIIKKDNEKMNPYACLAIFGSLELQQELNQLISSMIGTLRSLSYKTNGQFVAVDLKVESLGNLCKGNVIKTKDCFNAKDIGEFLKKIGYQRHTTIYLTQSGWHGSLDDFRKIFPNTFTKDAIIPAYEKAKYQITKSSEFEKVIDFQICTQADVFVPTISNLFYTNVVAKRIASGKTEVLDPTQKDSASSAAVNYVSPYISKKSHWAYSCFC is encoded by the exons ATGGCAAAGGATGTAAGGCAAGTGGTGGCTGGCTTACTAACATGTTCAATGCTTATAATGCTTTGCAATATGGTTAAAAGAGATCATTTTGATCCTATTTATGTG GAAAATCTTTCAGtgcaatatgatatgataaaagTATCAAAGCAAAGCCTTGTTAAACTCTCAGACAGTACAAGTGGAGGGATTTGGAGGGAAAACTTTTCCCTTAAACCTTGTTGGAGGAAGCCATTATCAACAA CAAATGAAGAACAGGCAAAAGGCTACATCTTTTTTAATCTAACAGACAACCCTGAAGATCATGTTACACAG ATTGCTAATGCAGTATTTGTGGCCAAATACCTTGGAGCAACTCTAGTCCTTCCTGAAATAAGAGGAACCCAAACAGGGCACAAGAG GCAATTTGGTGATATTTATGACATAAAAAGATTCACGACAAGTTTAGATGGTACAATTCGAGTAGTCAAAGATCCACCAATCGAAGCATCAAAAGTAAACATGACTAACATAAAGGTGCCTTTCATGGTGACCAAAGACTACATTGAAACAAAAATTGAGCCAATATTCAAAGCCAAAGGAAACTTAATGCTTACAACAGACTTGTCACCTTCAACTATGGCCAAAGCCAAAGAGATCATAAAAAAAGACAATGAAAAGATGAACCCTTATGCATGCTTAGCAATATTTGGGAGTCTTGAATTGCAACAAGAGTTAAATCAATTGATTAGCTCAATGATTGGGACATTAAGAAGTTTAAGCTATAAAACAAATGGACAATTTGTTGCTGTGGACTTAAAGGTTGAATCTTTGGGAAATTTGTGCAAAGGGAATGTTATTAAAACTAAGGATTGTTTTAATGCCAAAGATATTGGTGAGTTCTTGAAGAAGATTGGTTATCAAAGGCACACTACTATTTACTTGACTCAAAGTGGATGGCATGGTAGCCTTGATGATTTCAGAAAGATCTTCCCCAACACATTCACCAAG GATGCTATAATTCCAGCATATGAGAAGGCTAAGTACCAAATCACAAAAAGTTCAGAGTTTGAGAAAGTTATTGACTTCCAAATATGCACACAAGCTGATGTATTTGTACCAACAATCTCCAATCTATTCTACACTAATGTTGTGGCAAAGAGAATTGCCTCTGGAAAGACAGAGGTACTTGATCCAACACAAAAGGATTCTGCTTCATCTGCTGCCGTCAACTATGTCTCTCCATACATCTCCAAGAAATCACACTGGGCTTATTCATGTTTCTGTTGA